The following coding sequences lie in one Cotesia glomerata isolate CgM1 linkage group LG5, MPM_Cglom_v2.3, whole genome shotgun sequence genomic window:
- the LOC123264541 gene encoding zinc finger protein 493-like isoform X2 has protein sequence MNIDPFSDIKKVYDSNLSTDNCVNIDESLFVIKNLNQDSDEFYTTPSGFNSFSLKEDRWTDKYKKRSIKKQVCSLKNKINCSKKSNKLKQVSIVKDWDIILKKYNPVVLLERITIPRQTLSSSTAAANHKITTKKRSIRKCKESFLNCGHCKATFTSKACLDSHLRTHVDNKRSICQICSVKFDRRSDFDRHLRIHAREKEDYFKNEHFKCEFCFAEFSNRSLFQNHMQSHMGGRVFKCHECSAKFHQKKDLTYHLNIHTENSLYECKSCSVTFDQKKQLHIHMQTHLKKLKVEPGIDSALLDQENHLNNHVDMTENILECKTLIEFKQESNFINCDPLEIPTENEQLLTQADTSEFKCAICSKKFNEKNQLDDHHMLFHTEKETLQREEILSVVFNQKKHLNDNMDNRAGSETSLEFNQENDSVDPLETNDEKEEFKCETCSELFHQKEHLDDHARTHAEKDQFKCDNCSAKFNEKNDLDKHMQSHANDKTYKCYVCLAKFTQKSHIDSHMRVHSDKRMFKCDICQLGFKRKSTLDDHLRKVHEGELPFKCDVCSAKFNKIHSLNVHKRIHLEEQAFACNICAMKVKTIASLSQHMLLHTDSKPFYCNICNMKFKDRKDVKTHKLTHRELKPFKCDKCPAAFEYVGSLNKHREIHTGKLIFECDLCLEKFKRENHLRTHKLIHSINQSFQCDVCSAKFSLMKHLEAHKQMHILRPFVCEFCPATYARESTYKMHMRRHANIRSFDCDICYEDFNHPDWCQHKQEKGD, from the exons ATGAATATAGATCCTTTTtctgatataaaaaaagtatacgATTCAAATTTATCGACTGACAACTGCGTCAATATTGATGAAAGTTTatttgtgattaaaaatttaaatcaagattCAGATGAATTTTATACTACACCTTCCGGTTTTAATTCATTTAGCTTGAAAGAAGATCGTTGGACAGACAAATATAAAAAGAGAAGCATAAAAAAACAAGTTTgtagtttaaaaaacaaaattaactgTTCGAAAAAAAGTAACAAGCTTAAACAAGTATCCATAGTCAAGGATTgggatattattttaaaaaagtacaatcCTGTTGTACTGCTTGAAAGAATTACGATTCCTAGACAAACTTTGAGTTCATCGACTGCAGCAGCCAATCATAAAATTACCACAAAAAAAA ggtCAATTCGAAAATGTAAAGAATCTTTTCTCAACTGCGGACATTGCAAAGCGACTTTTACTTCGAAAGCCTGTTTAGATTCACATCTACGAACTCACGTGGACAACAAGCGATCCATATGTCAAATTTGCTCTGTTAAGTTCGATCGTAGAAGTGATTTTGACCGTCACCTGCGAATTCATGCGCGTGAAAAGGAAGATTACTTTAAAAATGAGCATTTTAAATGTGAATTTTGTTTTGCAGAATTTTCTAATAGAAGTCTGTTTCAAAATCACATGCAAAGTCATATGGGTGGAAGAGTATTCAAGTGTCATGAATGCTCAGCAAAATTTCATCAGAAAAAAGACTTGACTTATCATTTGAATATTCACACAGAAAATAGTTTATATGAGTGTAAGAGTTGTTCAGTTAcatttgatcaaaaaaagCAACTACACATTCATATGCAgactcatttaaaaaaattaaaagtcgAACCTGGAATTGATTCAGCATTACTCgatcaagaaaatcatttgaaTAATCATGTAGATATGACAGAAAATATACTCGAGTGTAAAACTCTTATTGAATTTAAGCAggaaagtaattttattaattgtgatCCCTTGGAAATTCCTACTGAAAATGAACAGTTGCTTACTCAAGCAGATACGAGTGAATTTAAATGTgcaatttgttcaaaaaagtTTAATGAGAAAAATCAGTTGGATGATCATCATATGCTGTTTCATACAGAAAAAGAAACATTACAACGTGAGGAAATTCTTTCGGTcgtatttaatcaaaaaaaacatttgaatgATAATATGGATAATCGAGCTGGATCTGAAACTTCGTTGGaatttaatcaagaaaatgatTCAGTTGATCCTTTGGAAACTAACGATGAGAAAGAAGAATTCAAATGTGAGACTTGTTCAGaattatttcatcaaaaagaACACTTGGATGATCACGCAAGAACCCACGCGGAAAAAGATCAATTTAAATGCGACAACTGCTCTgcaaaattcaatgaaaagaATGATTTGGACAAGCATATGCAATCGCATGCAAATGATAAAACATACAAATGTTACGTTTGCTTAGCGAAGTTTACTCAAAAAAGTCATATTGACAGTCATATGCGTGTTCACTCTGACAAAAGAATGTTCAAATGTGACATTTGTCAATTAGGGTTCAAACGCAAAAGTACTTTAGATGATCACCTTCGAAAAGTTCACGAAGGAGAACTGCCATTTAAATGCGATGTTTGTTCAgcgaaatttaataaaatacacagTTTGAATGTACACAAACGGATCCATTTGGAGGAACAAGCTTTTGCATGCAATATTTGTGCGATGAAAGTAAAAACCATAGCTTCTCTCAGTCAACACATGCTTCTTCATACAGATTCAAAGCCTTTTTACTGCAATATCTGTAACATGAAATTCAAAGACAGAAAAGATGTGAAAACTCATAAGCTTACTCACCGAGAATTGAAGCCATTTAAGTGCGACAAGTGTCCAGCGGCGTTTGAATATGTAGGCTCTTTGAATAAACATAGAGAGATTCACAcgggaaaattaatttttgaatgcgaTCTTTGTCTGGAAAAATTCAAACGCGAAAATCATTTGCGCACGCATAAGCTTATTCACTCAATAAATCAATCGTTTCAATGTGATGTATGCTCGGCTAAGTTTTCTTTAATGAAACATTTAGAAGCTCATAAACAAATGCATATTCTGAGACCGT